Proteins encoded within one genomic window of Arachis ipaensis cultivar K30076 chromosome B08, Araip1.1, whole genome shotgun sequence:
- the LOC107610471 gene encoding uncharacterized protein LOC107610471 — MKKPLMEMIRANADLFAWTPADMPGIDPWLVSHHLAVKAGTKPVAQRKRKMSQERAEEVARQTASFLEAGFIRELDYSTWLSNVVLVKKHNGGWRMCVDYSDLNKACPKDCYPLPNIDALVDAAAGYRSGSQPREVSSSSPDEEPGLYQRRPTTCQEVNGFIPIPRRFEWTPACEEAFNHFKQILAAPPVLGKPKVEEPLYLYLSVTEEALATVLVREEGKTQEPVYFVSRVLQGPELKYSKLEKLALALLVSSRRLRQYFQSHRIVVRTDQAIRQVLQKPDLAGRMMTWAIELSQYDLQYEPRHAIKAQAMADFLVITRFGIPEVVISDNGTQFTDKKFMEFLSGLGIKQKFSSVEHPQTNGQVEATNKVILLGLKKRLDNKKGTWADELASVLWSYRTTEQSATGETPFRLTYGVDAVIPVEIGEPSPRLLLAGMSEAVEKDLVEETREMAHLSETALKQRIALRYNAKGKGGTRQRRLQARKTQRQGNTQNMEYG, encoded by the exons ATGAAGAAGcctttgatggaaatgatcagggctaatgccgacctcttcgcctggacGCCTGCCGATATGCCCGGAATAGATCCCTGGCTCGTATCGCATCATCTGGCCGTTAAGGCGGGAACCAAGCCAGTGGCCCAGAGGAAGAGAAAAATGTCCCAAGAAAGGGCAGAAGAGGTAGCCAGGCAGACGGCCAGCTTCCTAGAAGCAGGATTCATCCGAGAACTGGACTACTCGACCTGGTTGTCGAACGTGGTCCTGGTTAAAAAGCACAATGGGggatggagaatgtgcgtggACTACTCTGACCTGAATAAGGCGTGTCCCAAGGATTGCTACCCCCTACCTAACATCGACGCACTCGTCGACGCAGCGGCGGGctaccg GAGTGGAAGCCAACCCCGAGAAGTGTCGAGCAGttctccagatgaagagcccgggttgTATCAAAGACGTCCAACGACTTGCCAGGAGGTTAACGGCTTTATCCCGATTCCTCGGCGCTTCGAATGGACCCCAGCATGTGAagaggcattcaaccacttcaagcagATCCTAGCGGCACCACCGGTCCTCGGAAAACCTAAGGTCGAAGAACCGCTCTACCTCTACTTATCAGTAACCGAGGAAGCACTTGCCACAGTGCTCGTTAGAGAAGAAGGGAAGACCCAAGAACCCGTTTACTTCGTGAGCAGGGTCCTCCAAGGACCAGAATTGAAATACAGCAAACTGGAAAAACTGGCGCTGGCGCTCCTAGTCTCTTCCCGAAGGTTAAGACAATACTTCCAGAGCCATCGTATAGTCGTAAGGACGGATCAGGCGATTCGCCAAGTACTGCAAAAACCTGACTTGGCcggtaggatgatgacctgggccatcgagctctcccaATACGACCTACAATATGAACCCCGACATGCAATCAAAGCCCAGGCAATGGCAGACTTTCTG gtgataacccgtttcggtatCCCGGAGGTCGTTATCTCAGACAACGGGACCCAGTTCACGGACAAGAAGTTCATGGAGTTCCTCTCTGGCCTAGGGATAAAGCAGAAGTTCtcctcggtagaacacccccaaacaaacgggcaggtAGAAGCTACAAACAAGGTCATCCTTCTTGGTCTAAAGAAGCGCCTAGATAATAAGAAAGGAACATGGGCTGACGAACTCGCCTCCGTCCTATGGTCTTACCGGACAACTGAGCAAAGCGCTACGGGGGAAACTCCctttcgcctaacatacggggtcgatGCGGTAATACCAGTCGAAATCGGCGAACCGAGCCCCCGACTACTACTCGCGGGCATGAGCGAAGCGGTCGAAAAGGACCTGGTTGAGGAAACAAGGGAAATGGCTCACCTATCAGAAACGgcgctgaaacaaagaatagctcTGCGTTACAACGCAAAA ggtaAGGGAGGTACTCGGCAAAGGCGCTTACAAGCTAGAAAGACTCAACGGCAAGGAAATACCCAGAACATGGAATACGGGTAG